A genomic region of Xanthomonas campestris pv. phormiicola contains the following coding sequences:
- a CDS encoding FliI/YscN family ATPase: protein MSALSGTHPADWLDARNLRLAARLGQLELDAAAGRGLIREGILRRAVGLTLEAVGCEAPMGATCRVEVDGGWVDAEVVGFSGERTSLMPSAETHGLLPNARVVPVRRRGGVEVGEGLLGRVIDSDGVPLDGKGPIRAEGSVGMAGISINPLAREPITMPLDVGVRAINALLPIGRGQRVGLFAGSGVGKSTLLGMMTRYTAADVIVVGLIGERGREVRDFVETTLGEEGLRRAVVVAAPADRPPLARLHGAYRATAIAEWFRDQGLNVLLLMDSLTRFAQAQREIGLSVGEPPTTRGYPPSVFAKLPALVERAGNGAKGRGSITAFYTVLTEGDDPQDPIADAARAILDGHILLSRRVADSGLYPAIDVESSVSRVVQDIADEPWRLRIRALKRLVSAYSANRDLITIGAYQRGNDAAVDEALERWPEIMEFLGQDVAKAADLPHSQAALKRLVEREN, encoded by the coding sequence GTGAGCGCGCTGTCCGGCACCCATCCGGCCGACTGGCTGGACGCGCGCAACCTGCGCCTGGCCGCGCGCCTGGGCCAGCTCGAGCTCGACGCCGCCGCCGGCCGCGGCCTGATCCGCGAGGGCATCCTGCGCCGCGCGGTCGGGCTGACCCTGGAAGCGGTCGGCTGCGAGGCGCCGATGGGCGCCACCTGCAGGGTCGAGGTCGACGGCGGCTGGGTCGATGCCGAAGTGGTCGGCTTCTCCGGCGAACGCACCTCGCTGATGCCCAGCGCCGAAACCCACGGCCTGCTGCCCAACGCGCGGGTGGTGCCGGTGCGCCGCCGCGGCGGCGTGGAAGTGGGCGAAGGCCTGCTCGGCCGGGTCATCGATTCGGACGGCGTGCCGCTGGACGGCAAGGGCCCGATCCGCGCCGAAGGCTCGGTCGGCATGGCCGGCATCTCGATCAACCCGCTGGCGCGCGAGCCGATCACCATGCCGCTGGACGTGGGCGTGCGCGCGATCAACGCGCTGCTGCCGATCGGCCGCGGCCAGCGCGTGGGCCTGTTCGCCGGTTCCGGCGTCGGCAAGTCCACCCTGCTCGGGATGATGACCCGCTACACCGCCGCCGACGTGATCGTGGTCGGGCTGATCGGCGAACGTGGCCGCGAAGTGCGCGACTTCGTCGAGACCACGCTGGGCGAGGAAGGCCTGCGCCGCGCGGTGGTCGTGGCCGCGCCGGCCGACCGCCCGCCGCTGGCGCGCCTGCACGGCGCCTACCGCGCCACCGCGATCGCCGAATGGTTCCGCGACCAGGGCCTGAACGTGCTGCTGCTGATGGACTCGCTGACCCGCTTCGCCCAGGCGCAGCGCGAGATCGGCCTGTCGGTCGGCGAGCCGCCGACCACCCGCGGCTACCCGCCGTCGGTGTTCGCCAAGCTGCCGGCGCTGGTCGAGCGCGCCGGCAACGGCGCCAAGGGCCGCGGCTCGATCACCGCCTTCTACACCGTGCTGACCGAAGGCGACGATCCGCAGGACCCGATCGCCGACGCCGCCCGCGCCATCCTCGACGGCCACATCCTGCTGTCGCGCCGCGTCGCCGACAGCGGCCTGTATCCGGCCATCGACGTGGAATCCTCGGTCAGCCGCGTGGTCCAGGACATCGCCGACGAGCCATGGCGGCTGCGCATCCGCGCGCTCAAGCGACTGGTGTCGGCGTACTCGGCCAACCGCGACCTGATCACCATCGGCGCCTACCAGCGCGGCAACGATGCAGCCGTGGACGAGGCGCTGGAGCGCTGGCCGGAAATCATGGAATTCCTCGGACAGGATGTCGCCAAGGCCGCAGATCTGCCCCACAGCCAGGCCGCGTTGAAGCGCCTGGTCGAACGTGAGAACTAA
- the fliJ gene encoding flagellar export protein FliJ, whose translation MMQSQRIDPLLRRAQQHEDEVARDLAERQRALATHESRLEELRRYAEEYASSQMAATSLAQLANRRAFLDRLESAVQQQCQTVDRNREKVEMERSRLLLASRDKQVLEQLAASYRAQERKVDDRRSQREMDDLGARRVRLAVAAAAADSDNDNGDSR comes from the coding sequence ATGATGCAATCGCAGCGTATCGATCCCCTGCTCCGCCGCGCCCAGCAGCACGAGGACGAGGTCGCCCGCGACCTGGCCGAGCGCCAGCGCGCGCTGGCGACCCACGAGTCGCGCCTGGAAGAACTGCGTCGCTACGCCGAGGAATACGCCAGCAGCCAGATGGCCGCGACCAGCCTGGCGCAACTGGCCAACCGCCGCGCGTTCCTGGACCGCCTGGAAAGCGCCGTGCAGCAGCAGTGCCAGACCGTGGACCGCAATCGCGAGAAGGTGGAAATGGAGCGCAGCCGGCTATTGCTGGCCAGCCGCGACAAGCAGGTGCTGGAACAGCTGGCGGCCAGCTACCGCGCCCAGGAACGCAAGGTCGACGACCGCCGCAGCCAGCGCGAGATGGACGACCTCGGCGCGCGCCGGGTGCGCCTGGCGGTGGCCGCGGCTGCGGCCGACAGCGACAACGACAACGGAGACAGCCGATGA
- a CDS encoding flagellar hook-length control protein FliK produces MNNALSALGGNARASASGGSADAQGQDRGGGQDFDKLLGNDSARAAPKPAPRSSAKAPPASADKSADKDAAAKRPDASQDNASEPARSAQAGNQAARDSEKSSEDSKAPGKGSKADAKQGEDSKEDAGWPPAGLAGIGMSLLPTLAAAALPAASAGPLGAAGLAIGVAGAAAQGVAALLGGDTPLAAAGADTAAAGAAATAAAPATAAASTGASAGSGFGGMLAQVAGAAAQAASGGDATAPVAALAALASATDKSADSGSEVASTGTDPINLLATAAIHAPARSADTAAPFTGSPTPTPNLHGDNFDDELGARMSWLADQKIGHAHIKLSPADLGPVEVRLHLNGDQVNASFSSAQPEVRQALENSLPRLRDMLGQHGFQLGQADVGQQQQQASQNARQGSSSNAGNAGGGTGDELLGSVGIPSVVLRQRGLLDAYA; encoded by the coding sequence ATGAACAACGCACTTTCCGCGCTGGGCGGCAACGCCCGCGCCAGCGCCTCCGGCGGCAGCGCCGACGCGCAGGGCCAGGACCGCGGCGGCGGCCAGGACTTCGACAAGCTGCTCGGCAACGACAGCGCGCGCGCCGCGCCCAAGCCGGCGCCACGGTCCAGCGCCAAAGCGCCGCCGGCATCCGCCGACAAGTCCGCCGACAAGGACGCGGCGGCGAAGCGTCCGGACGCTTCGCAAGACAACGCCAGCGAGCCGGCGCGCAGCGCACAGGCCGGCAACCAGGCCGCACGCGACAGCGAAAAGAGCAGCGAGGACAGCAAGGCGCCGGGCAAGGGCAGCAAGGCCGACGCCAAGCAAGGCGAGGACAGCAAGGAAGACGCCGGCTGGCCACCGGCGGGGCTTGCCGGCATCGGCATGAGCCTGTTGCCGACGCTGGCTGCTGCAGCGCTGCCGGCGGCGAGCGCCGGTCCGCTGGGCGCGGCCGGGTTGGCGATCGGCGTCGCCGGTGCCGCCGCCCAGGGCGTGGCCGCGCTGCTCGGCGGCGACACTCCCCTGGCCGCGGCCGGCGCCGACACCGCGGCCGCCGGTGCGGCCGCGACCGCCGCCGCGCCGGCAACCGCCGCGGCCAGCACCGGCGCCAGCGCTGGCAGCGGCTTCGGCGGGATGCTGGCGCAGGTCGCCGGGGCCGCGGCGCAGGCCGCCAGCGGCGGCGATGCCACGGCCCCGGTCGCCGCACTGGCGGCGCTGGCGAGCGCCACCGACAAGAGCGCCGACAGCGGCAGCGAGGTGGCCAGCACCGGTACCGATCCGATCAACCTGCTGGCGACGGCCGCGATCCACGCGCCGGCGCGCAGCGCCGACACCGCCGCGCCGTTCACCGGCTCGCCGACCCCGACCCCGAACCTGCACGGCGACAACTTCGACGACGAACTGGGCGCGCGCATGAGCTGGCTGGCGGACCAGAAGATCGGCCACGCACACATCAAGCTCAGCCCGGCCGACCTGGGCCCGGTCGAGGTGCGCCTGCATCTGAACGGCGACCAGGTCAACGCCAGCTTCAGCAGCGCCCAGCCGGAAGTGCGCCAGGCGCTGGAGAACAGCCTGCCGCGGCTGCGCGACATGCTCGGCCAGCACGGCTTCCAGCTCGGCCAGGCCGATGTCGGTCAGCAACAACAGCAGGCCTCGCAGAATGCCCGCCAGGGCAGCAGCTCGAACGCCGGCAATGCCGGCGGCGGCACTGGCGACGAGCTGCTGGGCAGCGTCGGGATTCCGTCGGTGGTATTGCGCCAGCGCGGCCTGCTCGACGCCTACGCGTAA
- a CDS encoding flagellar basal body-associated FliL family protein, with the protein MAAAADKSKKSADAKDAKEAPEGGKSKKKLLIIVIAAVLVLGGGGAGAWFFLKKPDAAHGKAAAKTAELPKPAQYFAMDPAFVVNLNGSPDEGPHYLQMEVQLMTRDPEELKLITENAPAIRAHLLMLFSQVQAQDIADIAGRKKLQAAALADAQKLMTAETGKKCVEDLLFTSFVTQ; encoded by the coding sequence GTGGCAGCAGCAGCCGACAAATCGAAGAAATCCGCCGACGCCAAGGACGCCAAAGAGGCCCCGGAGGGCGGCAAGTCGAAGAAGAAGCTGCTGATCATCGTCATCGCCGCGGTGCTGGTGCTGGGCGGCGGCGGCGCCGGCGCCTGGTTCTTCCTGAAGAAGCCCGATGCCGCCCATGGCAAGGCCGCGGCCAAGACCGCCGAGCTGCCCAAGCCGGCGCAGTACTTCGCGATGGACCCGGCGTTCGTGGTCAATCTCAACGGCAGCCCCGACGAGGGTCCGCACTACCTGCAGATGGAAGTGCAGCTGATGACCCGCGACCCGGAAGAGCTGAAGCTGATCACCGAGAACGCGCCGGCGATCCGCGCGCACCTGCTGATGCTGTTCTCGCAGGTGCAGGCGCAGGACATCGCCGACATCGCCGGGCGCAAGAAGCTGCAGGCCGCGGCGCTGGCCGACGCGCAGAAGCTGATGACCGCCGAGACCGGCAAGAAGTGCGTGGAAGACCTGCTGTTCACCAGCTTCGTGACCCAGTAA
- the fliM gene encoding flagellar motor switch protein FliM translates to MTDLLSQDEIDALLHGVDAGAVDTGPAPPAPGEARQYDFSSQDRIIRGRMPTLEMVNERFARLWRIGLFNLIRRSADLSVRGIDLIKFNDYMHSLYVPSNLNLIKFKPLRGTGLIVFEPTLVFTVVDNFFGGDGRYPTRIEGREFTPTEMRVIQLMLKQTFADLHEAWAPVMEVEFEYLNSEVNPHFANIVTPREYVVVSRFHVELEGGGGEIHITLPYSMLEPIRELLDAGIQSDRVDRDESWNIMLREQLNTAEVTISSVLAQKQMTLRELTRLKIGDVLPIELPKQVPLCVENIPVFTGEFGISRGQNAVKITSTQPPGALRRRPAFQEDAS, encoded by the coding sequence ATGACCGACCTGCTTTCCCAAGACGAGATCGATGCGCTATTGCATGGCGTCGATGCCGGCGCGGTGGACACCGGGCCGGCGCCGCCGGCGCCCGGCGAAGCGCGCCAGTACGATTTCTCCAGCCAGGACCGGATCATCCGCGGGCGCATGCCCACGCTGGAAATGGTCAACGAGCGCTTCGCGCGGCTGTGGCGGATCGGCCTGTTCAACCTGATCCGGCGCTCGGCCGACCTGTCGGTGCGCGGCATCGACCTGATCAAGTTCAACGACTACATGCACTCGTTGTACGTGCCGAGCAACCTGAACCTGATCAAGTTCAAGCCGCTGCGCGGCACCGGCCTGATCGTGTTCGAGCCGACCCTGGTGTTCACCGTGGTCGACAACTTCTTCGGCGGCGACGGCCGCTACCCCACGCGCATCGAAGGCCGCGAATTCACCCCGACCGAGATGCGGGTGATCCAGCTGATGCTCAAGCAGACCTTCGCCGACCTGCACGAGGCCTGGGCGCCGGTGATGGAGGTGGAGTTCGAGTACCTCAATTCCGAGGTCAACCCGCACTTCGCCAACATCGTCACCCCGCGCGAATACGTGGTGGTCAGCCGCTTCCACGTGGAGCTGGAAGGCGGCGGCGGCGAGATCCACATCACCCTGCCGTACTCGATGCTGGAGCCGATCCGCGAACTGCTCGACGCCGGCATCCAGAGCGACCGCGTGGACCGCGACGAGAGCTGGAACATCATGCTGCGCGAGCAGCTCAACACCGCCGAGGTCACCATTTCCAGCGTGCTGGCGCAGAAGCAGATGACCTTGCGCGAGCTGACCCGGCTGAAGATCGGCGACGTGCTGCCGATCGAGCTGCCCAAGCAAGTGCCGCTGTGCGTGGAGAACATCCCGGTGTTCACCGGCGAGTTCGGCATTTCCCGCGGCCAGAACGCCGTGAAGATCACATCGACCCAACCCCCCGGCGCGCTGCGCCGCCGCCCCGCCTTCCAGGAAGACGCGTCATGA
- the fliN gene encoding flagellar motor switch protein FliN yields MSQNEIPEPVPAQFDSLQPETGSDGNELNLDMILDVPVTLSLEVGRNRIPIRNLLQLNQGSVVELERGAGEPLDVYVNGTLIAHGEVVTINDRFGVRLTDVVSPSERIRRLR; encoded by the coding sequence ATGAGCCAGAACGAAATCCCCGAGCCGGTCCCGGCCCAGTTCGACAGCCTGCAGCCGGAAACCGGCAGCGACGGCAACGAGCTGAACCTGGACATGATCCTGGACGTGCCGGTGACGCTGTCGCTGGAAGTCGGGCGCAACCGCATCCCGATCCGCAACCTGCTGCAGCTCAACCAGGGCTCGGTGGTGGAACTGGAGCGCGGCGCCGGCGAGCCGCTGGACGTGTACGTCAACGGCACCCTGATCGCGCACGGCGAGGTAGTGACGATCAACGACCGCTTCGGCGTGCGCCTGACCGACGTGGTCAGCCCCAGCGAACGCATCCGGAGACTGCGGTGA
- the fliO gene encoding flagellar biosynthetic protein FliO: MSLLLAAATQAARSASGVGSAAPSPPSLLGAVFALLLVLGLILGMAWVLKRLPGSGFRPADGLRVVASLAVGAKERVVVVEVNGEQLLLGVSPGGVRTLHRLPEPLPQAPAPSLPNLRQLRNLPDFAQLLAQKLRKDK; the protein is encoded by the coding sequence GTGAGCCTGTTGCTCGCGGCCGCCACCCAGGCGGCCAGGTCCGCCTCGGGCGTCGGCAGCGCCGCACCCTCGCCACCCAGCCTGCTCGGCGCGGTGTTCGCGCTGCTGCTGGTGCTGGGACTGATCCTGGGCATGGCCTGGGTGCTCAAGCGCCTGCCCGGCAGCGGCTTCCGCCCGGCCGATGGCCTGCGCGTGGTGGCCAGCCTGGCGGTCGGCGCCAAGGAGCGCGTGGTGGTGGTCGAGGTCAACGGCGAGCAGTTGCTGCTCGGCGTGTCGCCGGGCGGGGTACGCACCTTGCATCGCCTGCCCGAGCCGCTGCCGCAAGCGCCGGCGCCGTCGCTGCCGAACCTCAGGCAGCTCAGGAACCTCCCCGATTTCGCCCAGCTGCTGGCGCAGAAGCTGCGCAAGGACAAATGA
- the fliP gene encoding flagellar type III secretion system pore protein FliP (The bacterial flagellar biogenesis protein FliP forms a type III secretion system (T3SS)-type pore required for flagellar assembly.) produces MLPRWNRHARGLRLLLILLTLSLLPALGWAQAAPTAPAAQNAAPTLPSLPEVNVGKVGAQPVSLPLQTLLLMTAITLLPSMLLVLTAFTRITIVLGLLRQAMGTGQTPSNQVLMGLALFLTALVMMPVWEKAWGQGMSPYLNGQLDFQTAWTLTTQPLRAFMLAQIREADLMTFAGMAGNGTYSGPDAIPFPVLVASFVTSELKTAFEIGFLIFIPFVIIDLVVASVLMSMGMMMMSPMLVSAPFKILLFVLVDGWVLTVGTLAASFNGV; encoded by the coding sequence ATGTTGCCTCGTTGGAACCGTCATGCGCGCGGCCTGCGCCTGCTGCTGATCCTGCTGACGCTGAGCCTGCTGCCGGCGCTGGGCTGGGCCCAGGCCGCGCCGACGGCGCCGGCCGCGCAGAACGCCGCCCCGACCCTGCCCTCGCTGCCGGAAGTGAACGTCGGCAAGGTCGGTGCGCAGCCGGTGAGCCTGCCGCTGCAGACCCTGCTGCTGATGACCGCGATCACCCTGCTGCCGTCGATGCTGCTGGTGCTGACCGCGTTCACCCGCATCACCATCGTGCTAGGCCTGCTGCGCCAGGCGATGGGCACCGGGCAGACCCCGTCCAACCAGGTGCTGATGGGCCTGGCGCTGTTCCTGACCGCGCTGGTGATGATGCCGGTGTGGGAAAAGGCCTGGGGCCAGGGCATGAGCCCCTACCTCAACGGCCAGCTCGACTTCCAGACCGCCTGGACCCTGACCACCCAGCCGCTGCGCGCGTTCATGCTGGCGCAGATCCGCGAGGCCGACCTGATGACCTTCGCCGGCATGGCCGGCAACGGCACCTACAGCGGCCCCGACGCGATCCCGTTCCCGGTGCTGGTGGCCTCGTTCGTGACCTCGGAGCTGAAGACCGCGTTCGAGATCGGCTTCCTGATCTTCATCCCGTTCGTGATCATCGACCTGGTGGTGGCCAGCGTGCTGATGTCGATGGGCATGATGATGATGTCGCCGATGCTGGTCTCGGCGCCGTTCAAGATCCTGCTGTTCGTGCTGGTCGACGGCTGGGTGCTGACCGTCGGCACCCTCGCCGCCAGCTTCAACGGAGTCTGA
- a CDS encoding flagellar biosynthetic protein FliQ produces MSPELALTELRGGLITVLWVAGPLLLSMLVVGVVIGVFQAATQLNEPTIAFIAKVITLTAMLFATGSMLLAHLVEYTTMLFQRIPHLIG; encoded by the coding sequence ATGAGTCCCGAATTGGCCCTGACCGAATTGCGCGGCGGCCTGATCACCGTGTTGTGGGTGGCCGGCCCGTTGCTGCTGTCGATGCTGGTGGTGGGCGTGGTGATCGGCGTGTTCCAGGCCGCCACCCAGCTCAACGAACCGACCATCGCCTTCATCGCCAAGGTCATCACCCTGACCGCGATGCTGTTCGCCACCGGCAGCATGCTGCTGGCGCACCTGGTCGAGTACACCACCATGCTGTTCCAGCGCATTCCGCATCTGATCGGCTAG
- the fliR gene encoding flagellar biosynthetic protein FliR: MDSATQMVIDGQQAFAMVGAILWTMLRIGAMLMAMPLVGTRAVPARVRVMLAATLAMALAPLLPPVPDWNGFDAAVVLSVARELAVGASMGFMLRLIFEAGALAGELVSQSTGLGFAQMADPLRGVTSGVIGQWFYLAFGLLFFTANGHLAVVQLLVDSYKALPIGNALPDAQAMASVAPDFFMGMMRGAVTLALPVMVAMLAVNLAFGALAKAAPALNPIQLGLPVAVVIGLALLAVLVGEMGPPVQRLFDAAFHAARQVTA; the protein is encoded by the coding sequence ATGGATTCGGCAACGCAAATGGTCATCGACGGCCAGCAGGCCTTCGCGATGGTCGGGGCGATCCTGTGGACCATGCTGCGCATCGGCGCGATGCTGATGGCGATGCCGCTGGTCGGCACCCGCGCGGTGCCGGCGCGGGTGCGGGTGATGCTGGCGGCGACGCTGGCGATGGCGCTGGCGCCGCTGCTGCCGCCGGTGCCCGACTGGAACGGCTTCGATGCCGCGGTGGTGCTGAGCGTGGCGCGCGAACTGGCGGTCGGCGCGAGCATGGGCTTCATGCTGCGGCTGATCTTCGAGGCCGGCGCGCTGGCCGGCGAACTGGTCTCGCAGAGCACCGGCCTGGGCTTCGCGCAGATGGCCGATCCGTTGCGCGGGGTCACCTCCGGGGTGATCGGGCAATGGTTCTACCTGGCCTTCGGCCTGCTGTTCTTCACCGCCAACGGCCACCTGGCCGTGGTACAGCTGCTGGTGGACAGCTACAAGGCGCTGCCGATCGGCAACGCGCTGCCGGATGCGCAGGCGATGGCCTCGGTGGCGCCGGATTTCTTCATGGGCATGATGCGCGGCGCGGTGACCCTGGCGCTGCCGGTGATGGTGGCGATGCTGGCGGTGAACCTGGCGTTCGGTGCGCTGGCCAAGGCCGCGCCGGCGCTGAACCCGATCCAGCTCGGCCTGCCGGTAGCGGTGGTGATCGGCCTGGCGCTGCTGGCGGTGCTGGTCGGTGAGATGGGCCCGCCGGTGCAGCGCCTGTTCGATGCCGCCTTCCACGCCGCCCGGCAGGTCACCGCCTAA
- a CDS encoding diguanylate cyclase codes for MPISHPPPSPSPSRGSAWRLAALLALCAWVGAALAQEYSFRDYAQADGLQGLSINCLYADRHGVVWACTELGLHRYERERFEQVGADAGIGSPLVYAIAEDRRQRMWVGASNALYVGDGRRFAAVPGANGRRLRIDQGQSLAAFGDAIVALSDKQPLRIAAGTAGRWQVAPLRTADGAPLAEISSVTAIGAALWLGCGHQLCRLDAQGRLHRLGRADGVPDDIWLALLRDRTGTLWARGVHHVLAWPAGAAGFAERPPPPDSSFSTMAVGINLVEDAAGRVLTRSDTGLLRWEGGHWRAFERAQGLGALAPNISPMLSDRQGRLWMGTRGRGVQRWLGYGLIQHWEEPQGLATAPTWSILRSRGDGRLYVGSEMGANVLDADSGRMRPLTDRDGQALRQTVQLVDDADGTLWLGQSSGRVLQLDRGSGRMLERTRVPSALKWMFFDDARTLWLLTTRGLFLLPPGEHSAQPAHHLPRDQFVGGGYDARRRFWLVGQNGLYLRQAQGWQSIRLRGVALPDAELDKFTINANDEAWLTFDDVGVWRGRFESRSATLYLRKIEDPLLSRIVPYVLRQDRQQRLWVGSSQGLDLWSDGRWIRVTQADGLLWDDTSESAFFEDADGSVWIGNSKGVSQILGPTRLFAARPLRLRLLRATRAGKAVTAGAQLPWSQQPIEFAFSAPGAVGGSDTIGFRYRLKGLQEQWASTQQSHLSYTLLLPGRYTLEVQALDEHQRTRSNLVRLEFSIMPPWWRSPLAWMVYMLAAALLVTMVWRWRVKQLLERERTLARLVAERTQELEHDKRELEQARAALALKSVRDDLTGLLNRVGILDGLAAQIQQCQHDGSALAVAMIDLDHFKQINDQHGHLIGDAVLARVGRRMNANLRGADLIGRYGGEELLAVLPGLLPPAQNRLLALHRVIGATPFLTDAGLLEVTASIGVAWYRTGESVQQLLSRADDALYRAKHGGRNRIELHLDPAPGATVPP; via the coding sequence GTGCCGATCAGCCACCCGCCGCCGTCGCCCTCTCCGTCGCGCGGCAGTGCATGGCGGCTCGCCGCCCTGCTCGCGCTATGCGCCTGGGTCGGCGCCGCCCTGGCGCAGGAATACAGTTTCCGCGACTACGCGCAGGCCGACGGCCTGCAGGGCCTGAGCATCAATTGCCTGTATGCCGACCGGCACGGCGTGGTCTGGGCCTGCACCGAACTGGGCCTGCACCGCTACGAGCGCGAACGCTTCGAACAGGTCGGCGCCGATGCCGGCATCGGCAGTCCGCTGGTCTATGCGATTGCCGAGGATCGCCGGCAACGCATGTGGGTGGGCGCTTCCAATGCGCTGTACGTGGGCGACGGACGCCGCTTCGCCGCCGTTCCCGGCGCCAACGGGCGGCGCCTGCGGATCGACCAGGGGCAATCGCTGGCGGCGTTCGGCGACGCCATCGTCGCGCTCAGCGACAAACAGCCGCTGCGGATCGCCGCAGGCACCGCTGGACGCTGGCAGGTCGCACCGCTGCGCACGGCAGACGGCGCGCCGCTGGCCGAGATCTCCAGCGTCACCGCGATCGGCGCGGCACTGTGGCTGGGCTGCGGCCACCAGCTATGCCGGCTGGATGCGCAAGGCCGCTTGCACCGGCTCGGCCGCGCTGACGGCGTTCCCGACGACATCTGGCTGGCGCTGCTGCGCGACCGCACCGGCACACTGTGGGCGCGCGGCGTCCACCACGTGCTGGCCTGGCCGGCCGGCGCGGCGGGCTTCGCCGAACGTCCGCCGCCGCCGGACAGTAGCTTTTCCACCATGGCGGTGGGCATCAATCTGGTCGAGGACGCCGCCGGCCGGGTACTGACCCGCAGCGACACCGGCCTGCTGCGCTGGGAAGGCGGGCATTGGCGCGCGTTCGAGCGCGCGCAGGGGTTGGGCGCGCTGGCGCCCAACATTTCCCCCATGCTCAGCGATCGCCAAGGCCGCCTGTGGATGGGCACCCGCGGCCGCGGCGTGCAGCGCTGGCTGGGCTATGGGCTGATCCAGCATTGGGAAGAACCGCAAGGGCTGGCGACCGCGCCGACCTGGTCGATCCTGCGCAGCCGCGGCGACGGCCGCCTGTACGTCGGCAGCGAAATGGGCGCCAACGTGCTCGACGCCGACAGCGGACGCATGCGCCCGCTGACCGACCGCGACGGGCAGGCGCTGCGGCAGACGGTGCAACTGGTCGACGATGCCGACGGCACCCTGTGGTTGGGCCAGTCGTCCGGGCGGGTACTGCAACTGGATCGGGGCAGCGGCCGCATGCTGGAGAGAACCAGGGTGCCGTCGGCGCTGAAATGGATGTTCTTCGACGACGCCCGTACGCTGTGGCTGTTGACCACCCGTGGCCTGTTCCTGCTGCCGCCGGGCGAACACAGCGCGCAGCCGGCGCACCACCTGCCGCGCGACCAGTTCGTCGGCGGCGGCTACGATGCGCGCCGCCGCTTCTGGCTGGTCGGCCAGAACGGCCTGTACCTGCGCCAGGCGCAGGGCTGGCAGTCGATCCGCCTGCGCGGCGTCGCGCTGCCGGATGCGGAACTGGACAAGTTCACCATCAACGCCAACGACGAGGCCTGGCTGACGTTCGACGATGTCGGCGTCTGGCGCGGGCGCTTCGAGTCGCGCAGCGCCACCTTGTACCTGCGCAAGATCGAGGACCCGCTGCTGTCGCGGATCGTGCCCTATGTGCTGCGCCAGGACCGCCAGCAGCGGCTGTGGGTCGGCAGCAGCCAGGGCCTGGACCTGTGGTCGGACGGACGCTGGATCCGGGTCACCCAGGCCGACGGACTGCTGTGGGACGACACCTCCGAATCGGCGTTCTTCGAGGACGCCGACGGCTCGGTGTGGATCGGCAACAGCAAGGGCGTCAGCCAGATCCTGGGTCCGACGCGGCTGTTCGCCGCGCGGCCACTGCGCCTGCGGTTGCTGCGCGCCACCCGCGCCGGCAAAGCGGTCACCGCCGGCGCGCAGTTGCCGTGGTCGCAGCAGCCGATCGAGTTCGCCTTCTCGGCCCCCGGCGCGGTCGGCGGCAGCGACACCATCGGCTTCCGCTACCGCCTCAAGGGGCTGCAGGAGCAATGGGCCAGCACCCAGCAGTCGCATCTCAGCTACACCCTGCTGTTGCCCGGACGCTACACGCTGGAAGTACAGGCGCTGGACGAGCACCAGCGCACACGCAGCAACCTGGTACGCCTGGAATTTTCGATCATGCCGCCGTGGTGGCGCAGCCCGCTGGCGTGGATGGTGTACATGCTGGCCGCGGCGCTACTGGTGACCATGGTCTGGCGCTGGCGGGTGAAACAGTTGCTGGAGCGCGAGCGCACCCTGGCGCGCCTGGTCGCCGAGCGCACCCAGGAGCTGGAGCACGACAAGCGCGAACTGGAGCAGGCACGCGCCGCGCTGGCGCTGAAGTCGGTCCGCGACGACCTCACCGGCCTGCTCAACCGTGTCGGCATCCTCGACGGGCTGGCCGCGCAGATCCAGCAGTGCCAGCACGACGGCAGCGCATTGGCGGTGGCGATGATCGATCTGGACCACTTCAAGCAGATCAACGACCAGCATGGCCACCTGATCGGCGATGCAGTCCTGGCGCGGGTCGGGCGGCGCATGAACGCGAACCTGCGCGGTGCCGACCTGATCGGCCGCTATGGCGGCGAGGAACTGCTGGCGGTGCTGCCGGGCCTGCTGCCGCCGGCGCAGAACCGGTTGCTGGCCCTGCACCGGGTGATCGGCGCCACCCCGTTCCTGACCGATGCCGGCTTGCTCGAGGTCACCGCCTCGATCGGTGTGGCCTGGTACCGCACGGGCGAGTCGGTGCAACAATTGCTCAGCCGCGCCGACGACGCGCTGTACCGGGCCAAGCATGGCGGCCGCAACCGGATCGAATTGCACCTGGATCCGGCCCCGGGAGCCACCGTCCCGCCCTGA